One window of Solwaraspora sp. WMMA2056 genomic DNA carries:
- a CDS encoding IS701 family transposase, with the protein MRTWLHAGRYVSALVSRMPKRNGWTIAEHVGDATPDRTQRLLNRAVWDTEGMASQVRRYAAAGLDTAAGRRRRRGLAVGALDETGHPKQGTATAGVKRQYMGCAGRVANGINTVHLAYVRERTGHALVAARRWIPAEQITDPDTAARTGLPTDTQFRTKGQLAIDLCTHAYADELTFDVICGDEVYGGCTELREFLEARGQAYVLRVASTCVIQTPSGDRLTCAQAVTELAGRRGRGWQVRSAGAGSKGHRWYAWAWIATASPRHHLLVRRHLATGELAFHYCFVPEGQPVVVSRLVRAAGLRWPVEECFEFGKDHFGLDQCQARLHDAIARHTVLVMAALAVCAVTAARLRHRTDSQAPPPVTPDQPPPAEPGLIPLTVPEIGR; encoded by the coding sequence GTGCGGACGTGGCTGCACGCGGGCCGGTACGTGTCGGCGCTGGTCAGCAGGATGCCGAAACGCAACGGGTGGACCATCGCCGAGCATGTCGGGGATGCCACGCCGGACCGGACCCAGCGGTTGTTGAACAGGGCGGTGTGGGACACCGAGGGTATGGCGAGCCAGGTACGGCGGTACGCGGCGGCCGGGTTGGACACCGCTGCCGGCCGTCGGCGGCGGCGTGGGCTGGCGGTCGGGGCGTTGGACGAGACCGGGCACCCGAAGCAGGGCACGGCGACGGCCGGGGTGAAACGGCAGTACATGGGCTGCGCCGGTCGGGTCGCCAACGGCATCAACACGGTCCACCTGGCCTATGTGCGGGAACGGACCGGGCACGCCCTGGTCGCAGCCCGGCGGTGGATCCCCGCCGAGCAGATCACCGACCCGGACACCGCCGCGCGGACAGGGCTGCCGACGGACACGCAGTTCCGCACGAAGGGCCAACTCGCGATCGACCTGTGCACCCACGCCTACGCCGACGAGCTGACCTTCGACGTGATCTGCGGTGACGAGGTGTACGGCGGCTGCACCGAACTGAGGGAGTTCCTCGAAGCCCGTGGGCAGGCGTACGTGCTGCGGGTCGCCTCGACGTGCGTGATCCAGACGCCGTCCGGTGACAGGCTGACCTGCGCGCAAGCCGTTACGGAACTCGCCGGCAGGCGCGGTCGTGGCTGGCAGGTCCGCTCGGCCGGTGCCGGGTCGAAGGGACACCGCTGGTACGCGTGGGCATGGATCGCCACCGCCTCACCCCGCCACCACCTCCTCGTGCGCCGTCACCTGGCCACCGGCGAACTGGCGTTCCACTACTGCTTCGTGCCCGAGGGGCAACCGGTGGTCGTGTCGCGGCTGGTCCGCGCCGCCGGGCTGCGGTGGCCGGTCGAGGAATGCTTCGAGTTCGGCAAGGACCACTTCGGCCTGGACCAGTGCCAGGCCCGCCTCCACGACGCGATCGCCCGGCACACCGTACTGGTCATGGCCGCTCTCGCCGTCTGCGCGGTCACCGCCGCGCGGTTACGCCACCGCACCGACAGCCAGGCACCCCCACCGGTCACACCCGACCAGCCGCCACCGGCCGAGCCCGGACTGATCCCACTGACCGTGCCCGAGATCGGACGGTGA
- a CDS encoding IS3 family transposase (programmed frameshift) — protein sequence MSEQRRRYSPQFKAEAVQMVVETGRPIAAVARDLEVHEATLGNWVNTWRREHATPVPPHTDRTEDTRVKEMEDEIRRLRMENEFLKKGRGLLRPDAPVALRCAVIDAEKATYPIAWMCRLLGVPRSTYYAWRERAETVTAARRRTLADHVRRVFDASRGTYGCRRVTAALNRKGVACSVGLVADLMRELGLRACQPRAYKRTTVPGRDPVTAKDLIDRDFTADTPGTRLVGDITYLRTGEGWLYLATVIDLATRMVVGWQTAEHMRTSLVVDALAMAIRHGHVRPDAVFHSDRGAQYTSARFARHCADNQVRVSVGRTGVCWDNAAAESFFATMKNEMYHRERFDTRARARFAVAEYIEVFYNRQRLHSSLDYRTPAEALTGYQALIAA from the exons ATGTCCGAGCAACGTCGTCGATACAGTCCGCAGTTCAAGGCCGAGGCTGTGCAGATGGTCGTCGAGACCGGTAGACCGATCGCCGCGGTGGCCCGTGATCTGGAGGTCCACGAAGCCACCCTGGGCAACTGGGTCAACACCTGGCGCCGTGAACACGCCACGCCCGTACCGCCGCACACCGACCGGACCGAGGACACCCGTGTGAAGGAGATGGAAGACGAGATCCGCCGCCTGCGGATGGAGAACGAGTTCCTGAAAAAAG GCCGCGGCCTTCTTCGCCCGGACGCACCCGTAGCCCTGCGGTGCGCGGTGATCGACGCGGAGAAGGCCACCTACCCGATCGCCTGGATGTGCCGCCTGCTGGGCGTGCCCCGCTCCACCTACTACGCCTGGCGGGAACGCGCCGAGACGGTCACCGCCGCCCGACGTCGGACCCTCGCCGACCACGTGCGGCGGGTCTTCGACGCCTCCCGGGGCACCTACGGCTGCCGGCGGGTGACCGCCGCGCTCAACCGCAAGGGTGTCGCGTGCAGCGTCGGGCTCGTCGCCGACCTGATGCGCGAGCTCGGCCTGCGGGCCTGTCAACCCAGGGCGTACAAGCGGACCACGGTGCCCGGCCGGGACCCGGTCACCGCGAAGGATCTGATCGACAGGGACTTCACCGCCGACACCCCGGGCACCCGCCTGGTCGGCGACATCACCTACCTGAGGACGGGTGAGGGCTGGCTGTACCTGGCCACCGTCATCGACCTGGCCACCCGGATGGTCGTGGGCTGGCAGACCGCCGAGCACATGCGCACGAGCCTGGTGGTCGACGCCCTGGCCATGGCCATCCGACACGGCCACGTCCGCCCGGATGCGGTGTTCCATTCCGACCGGGGCGCGCAGTACACCTCGGCCAGGTTCGCCCGCCACTGCGCCGACAACCAGGTGCGGGTGAGCGTGGGACGTACCGGTGTCTGCTGGGACAACGCCGCCGCCGAATCGTTCTTCGCCACCATGAAGAACGAGATGTACCACCGGGAACGCTTCGACACCCGTGCCCGCGCCCGGTTCGCCGTCGCCGAGTACATCGAGGTGTTCTACAACAGACAACGGCTGCACTCCAGCCTTGACTACCGCACCCCGGCCGAAGCCCTCACCGGCTACCAGGCCCTGATAGCCGCCTGA